The stretch of DNA CGATTTTTCTTGCGACACTGCGGCAACTACAGAAGCATTTCTAGGCGGTTCGTAAATCAAATGCCCCAGTAAACAATGTTATTCGGCAGAGTGTGTTCGGCGAACAGCCCCTTTAGGTCGGCGAGCACGCCGCCGCCGCGAAGGAAACACGTAGCCCCTGTAACACCAGCAGCGCGGTATTCTTCATGCGGGACCGCCAAGAGTACAGCGTCATAGGCTGCTTTTTCCGCGTCAACGACTAGTTCTATCCCATATTCCTGCGCCGCTTCGTGCCGGTCCGCATGCGGATCCGTCACGTCGACCCCGTGGCCCAATAACTTCAAGCGCGCGATCACGTCGGCAACCTTGCTGTTGCGTAGATCGGGCACGTCCTCCTTGAATGTCAGCCCCATCACTAACACGCGAGATTTTGGCACGAGCTGAGCGGAAAGCTGGTCGGCGACCCACCCACCCATCGCGTCGTTGATTGCGCGCCCCGACAGAATCACCGCTGGATCGTGGCCAAGCGCTGCGGCGCAATGCGCGAGATAATAGGGATCTACTCCAATACAGTGACCGCCAACCAGGCCGGGCTGGAATGGTAGAAAGTTCCATTTGGTCCCGGCCGCTTTCAACACGTCCCAGACTGAAATATCCATCAGCGAGAAGATTCGCGTGATCTCGTTCATGAAGGCAATGTTGATGTCGCGTTGTGCGTTCTCGATGACCTTGGCGGCCTCGGCGACCTTGATGGACGCGGCTTGATAGGTTCCCCCAACCGTAACCGCGCCATAGACCGTAGCGAGACGCGCGGTGACCACCGGACTCTCTCCCGCAACGACCTTGGTAATCTTGTCGATGGTGTGCTCGCGGTCGCCGGGATTGATGCGCTCTGGCGAGTAGCCGAGGAAAAAGTCTCGGCCGCGGATCAGACCGGATGCTTGTTCCAGGATTGGACCGCACAGGTCTTCGGTAACGCCTGGATAGACCGTGCTTTCGTAACAGATGATTGGGCGCCGGGCGCCGTCGAGCATGCCACCAACCATCCGTGATGCCCGCTCAATAATTGAAAGATCAGGCCGGTTATCGGCATCGACAGGGGTGGGAACGGTGACAATATAGATGTCAGAAGCTCTGACAGTAGCGGGATCGCTCGTCAGGCGAAGGGTCGTTTTCTCCAGCCGCTCGGACGTTATCTCGTTGGTGCGGTCATGGTGCCGCTGTAGTTCGGCGATCCGGCCGGCATCAATGTCGAGGCCGGTAGTGTCGAACCGTGACGCCAAGGCAATGGCAAGCGGTAAGCCGACATAGCCGAGGCCCACGACGACAATGGATGGCTTGTCGATGGACGCGTTCATACGCCGTGGTAGGTCCGATACCACTCGACAAAGGCCGGAACGCCTCGATCGATCGGTGTGGTCGGCGTAAAGCCCAGATCGCGCTGGATTGCGGTGATGTCCGCGTATGTCTGGCGTACGTCGCCCGGCTGCATCGGCAGGTAAGTCTTCGCGGCCTTACGCCCACAAGCCTGCTCGAGAAGGCCGATCATGCGCCCGAGATGCTCCGAATTGTTATTGCCGATGTTGTAGAGTCGGTGTGGTGCGCGGCTACCACCTGCCTTTTCCTCATTGTCATCGGGCGGCGGATTATCGTGACAGGCAACGATACCCGTGACGATATCGTCGATATAAGTGAAGTCGCGCTCCATCTCCCCCTCTCCGAACACAGGGATTGGCTCGCCGGCGAAGATCGCTTTCGTGAAGATCCACATCGCCATGTCTGGGCGACCCCACGGTCCGTAGACGGTAAAAAAGCGCAAGCCGGTCAGAGGCAGGCGGTAGAGATGGGCGTAGGTTTCACTCATCAGCTCGTCCGCCTTCTTGGTGGCGGCGTAGAGGGACAGTGGATGGTCAACGCGGTCTTCAACCCGGAAGGGCAGGGTAGTGTTGCCACCGTACACCGAGGAGCTCGACGCATAGACCATGTGCGCGACCTTGTGATGCCGAGCTACCTCCAACAGGTTGAGGTGGCCTACTAGGTTCGACTGAACATAGGCGTGTGGATTTTCAATTGAGTAGCGCACGCCCGCCTGCGCCCCGAGGTGAATGATGCGGTCAAAGTCGTGATCAGCGAGCGTGGCGTTGAGTGCTGCCATGTCAGCAAAATCGACACGCAAAAGGGTGAAGCGGTCGCCGAACTTATGCTCGAGCCGTGCGAGGCGATCCTCCTTCAACTGAAGCGAGTAGTAATCGTTGACGATATCGATTCCGATCACCGCATCACCGCGTGCCAGCATGCGCTCCGCGGTATGCATGCCAATGAATCCGGCTACTCCGGTGATAAGCGTTGTCATGACCGATCTCGTTCCCCCCACGCCTAGCCCACCGATCCGATGGGTAGGCCAACTCCACCAAACCTACAGCAGCAAGCATAGCCCTGCACGCTGCAGAACGTCGCTTTTCTTCCAGTGAGCCGATTGAAAGTGGTACATGATACAGACGGCCCGATTAGAGCTATAAGTCCTGCTGATTCCGAGGCAAGCCGCCCCCTCATTCCGAAATAATGCCGCCCCCTGATTCCGAGAAATAGTCGCCCCCGGATTCCGAGATGATGTCGCCCCCTTGCGGGGTGGGTCGGACCGGGATCGCCGGCAGGGTTATCGTCGCTCCTTTGGGTCTGTCCGAAGGAGTGAATGATGCCGGCGGGAAGGGTGAGTATGCGACGTGTCCGCGAGATGATGAGATACCGGTTCGAACAGGAGCTGGGATACAAGGCGATATCGCTGCGCGTGGGTGCGGTGCCCTCGACGGTGCGGGCGACCTTGAAGCGTGTCGCGGATGCGGGACTGAGATGGCCGCTGGACGAGACGCTCGGCGATGCTGCGCTGGAGGCATCACTTTACCGCGATGCGGGCAAGAAGACCGGCCACCGCCGCTGTCCCGAACCCGACTGGGCGCAAGTTCATCGCGAGCTGAAGCGCAAACATGTCACGCTGCAGGTGTTGTGGGACGAGTATATCGCCGAGCATCCGACCGGCTATCGCTACAGCCGATTCTGCGACCTGTATCGCGGCTGGGCGATGAAGCTGCCGGTTACGATGCGGCAGAACCATGCGCCGGGTGACAAGCTGTTCGTCGATTATGCGGGCGACAAGATCGCGGTGGTGATCGACCGACTGACGGGCGAAGTGCGTGACGCGCATATCTTCGTGGCGGTGCTGGGGGCGTCCAGCCTGACCTATGCCGAGGGAAGCTGGACCGAGACGCTGCCCGACTGGCTGGCGGCGCACACGCGCGCGCTCGCAATGTTCGGCGGTGCGCCGGCGCTGTTCGTGCCCGACAATGCGAAGGTCGCGGTGATCAAGGCTTGTCTTTACGATCCGCAGGTCAACCGCAGCTATGCCGAGATGGCGGCGCATTACGACAGCACGGTGCTGCCGACGCGGCCGCGCCGCCCG from Sphingomonas sp. HMP9 encodes:
- a CDS encoding nucleotide sugar dehydrogenase; this translates as MNASIDKPSIVVVGLGYVGLPLAIALASRFDTTGLDIDAGRIAELQRHHDRTNEITSERLEKTTLRLTSDPATVRASDIYIVTVPTPVDADNRPDLSIIERASRMVGGMLDGARRPIICYESTVYPGVTEDLCGPILEQASGLIRGRDFFLGYSPERINPGDREHTIDKITKVVAGESPVVTARLATVYGAVTVGGTYQAASIKVAEAAKVIENAQRDINIAFMNEITRIFSLMDISVWDVLKAAGTKWNFLPFQPGLVGGHCIGVDPYYLAHCAAALGHDPAVILSGRAINDAMGGWVADQLSAQLVPKSRVLVMGLTFKEDVPDLRNSKVADVIARLKLLGHGVDVTDPHADRHEAAQEYGIELVVDAEKAAYDAVLLAVPHEEYRAAGVTGATCFLRGGGVLADLKGLFAEHTLPNNIVYWGI
- a CDS encoding GDP-mannose 4,6-dehydratase yields the protein MTTLITGVAGFIGMHTAERMLARGDAVIGIDIVNDYYSLQLKEDRLARLEHKFGDRFTLLRVDFADMAALNATLADHDFDRIIHLGAQAGVRYSIENPHAYVQSNLVGHLNLLEVARHHKVAHMVYASSSSVYGGNTTLPFRVEDRVDHPLSLYAATKKADELMSETYAHLYRLPLTGLRFFTVYGPWGRPDMAMWIFTKAIFAGEPIPVFGEGEMERDFTYIDDIVTGIVACHDNPPPDDNEEKAGGSRAPHRLYNIGNNNSEHLGRMIGLLEQACGRKAAKTYLPMQPGDVRQTYADITAIQRDLGFTPTTPIDRGVPAFVEWYRTYHGV